The following are from one region of the Hypanus sabinus isolate sHypSab1 unplaced genomic scaffold, sHypSab1.hap1 scaffold_888, whole genome shotgun sequence genome:
- the LOC132390421 gene encoding proline-rich protein 15-like protein A translates to MGDGGSPSWWKFTFLRKKNGSKVLSELPVEQGSNTEGGDREGRGDPQLEARLEKIVDKNTKGRHVRVSHSGRFKEKKKVRSSLSETPGFFTPAEAGSGADR, encoded by the coding sequence ATGGGTGACGGGGGTTCTCCGAGCTGGTGGAAGTTCACGTTCCTGCGCAAGAAGAACGGCTCCAAGGTGCTGAGCGAGCTGCCGGTGGAGCAGGGCAGCAACACCGAGGGCGGCGACAGGGAGGGCCGGGGCGACCCCCAGCTCGAGGCCCGGCTGGAGAAGATCGTGGACAAGAACACGAAGGGCCGGCACGTCAGGGTCTCCCACTCTGggcgcttcaaggagaaaaagaAAGTGCGCTCGAGTCTCTCCGAAACCCCTGGCTTCTTCACGCCGGCGGAGGCCGGGTCCGGAGCGGACCGCTGA